The Caulobacter vibrioides sequence CCCACTGGCGCCTGCATCTGACGATCCTGGCTTTCACCTTCGTGATGTTCCCGGTGCTGGGCCTCGTCGCCAGCAAGTTGGGGGTCCTGTCCTCGACCCTGGCGGCGGGCATGCTGTTCCTGTGCTGCCTGCCCTCGACGGTGCAATCGTCGATCGCCTTCACCTCGATCGCCCGAGGCAATGTCGCCGCGGCGGTCTGCGCGGCGTCGGCCTCCAACCTGTTCGGCATCTTCATCACGCCGGTGCTGGTCAGTGTCCTGATGCACACCCAGGGCGGCGCGGGTGGCGGTTGGGAGTCGATCCAGGACATCATCGTCCAGCTCCTTCTGCCGTTCATCGTGGGCCAGCTGGCGCGTCCGCTGGTCGCCAAATGGGTCGAGAAGCACAAGCAACTGGTTGGCTATGTCGATCGCGGCTCGATCCTGCTGGTGGTATACGCCGCCTTCAGCGAAGCGGTCGTCGGCGGCATCTGGGGCAAGGTATCCGCCCTGGAGATGGGCGTCCTGCTGGTCGCCTGCTGCGTGCTGCTGGCGATCGTGCTGGCCGCCACCACCTATGGAGCGCGCGCGCTCGGCTTCTCGAAGGAAGACGAGATCACCATCATGTTCTGCGGCTCCAAGAAGAGCATGGCGACGGGCGTGCCCATGGCAGGCATCCTGTTCCCCGGCCCGACCGCAGGGATCATCGTGCTGCCGCTGATGATCTTCCACCAGATCCAGCTGATGGCCTGTTCGGTGATCGCCCAGCACTACGCCAAGCGGCCGCCGGAAATCGCGGAAGCTTAAGAGCCCCCGCCAGTTTTCGTTTCAGCTTCCCTGCTCTAGAACGCCCCCATGACCTTCGACTCTTCCAAGCCGCTGGCCGGCCGCATCGCTCTTGTCACCGGCGCCACGCGCGGCATCGGTGGGGCCGTCGCCCTGGGCCTGGCCAAGGCCGGCGCGCATGTGATCGCCGTGGGGCGGACGCAAGGCGCTCTGGAAGCGCTGGATGATGCGATCCTGCAGGCGGCGGGCGAGCGCGCCACGCTCGTGCCGCTGGACCTGCGGGAGGCCGATGGCCTGGATCACCTCGGCGCGGCCATTCACAAGCGCTGGGGCAAGCTCGACATCCTTGTCGGCGCGGCCGGCGTGCTGGGGCCCCTGACGCCCGTCAGCCATCTGGAGCCCAAGGGCTGGGACATGATCGTGTCGACCAACCTGACGGCCAACTGGCGCCTGATCCGCGCCATGGACCCGCTGCTGCGCGCGTCGGACGCCGGTCGCGCCCTGTTCTTCTCAAGCAGTGTCGCCAAGACCCGCCCCGCCTTCTGGGGCGCCTACGCCGCCACCAAGGCCGCGCTGGAAGCGATTGTCGACGTCTATGCCGACGAGATGGAGAACACCACGGTGCGCGCCTTCTGCGTCGATCCGGGCGCGATGCGGACGAAGATGCGGTCGGCCGCCTTCCCGGGCGAGAACCCTGCGACCGTCCCCGCGCCGGAGACGATCGCGCCCTTCATCGTCGATCTGGTTCGCACCGATCGCGAGGCGCCCAAGGGCGTGGTGCGCTTCAAGGAGCGCGGTCAGGAATCGGCGTCCGTCGAGGCCTGACACCGATTCGGCGGCGGCGCACCGATAGCCGCCAGAGTTGTCTCGCACCGGAGAACTTCCACTCTGGATGGCGGGCCAAGAACCCTAGTCCGACAAAAGCCTCTCCAAACGTGGGCGTTAGCGCCTCATTAACCACGTCGAGCGAGTGGTTAAGCTTGAACGTTCAAGCAACCGTCGAGACACCGACATGGCTCTGTTTTCCATCGGCCGCGAAGCGAGCGACCAAGCCGGTCGGATTTGCGAACTGGAGGGCGTTGTCGCAGCGATCCAGCGCTCTCAGGCCGTGATCGAATTCAATCTCGACGGCTCCATCATCACTGCGAACGATAACTTTCTGCGCACGATGGGCTACGCGCTCAGCGACATCCAGGGGCGTGCGCACAGCCTGTTCGTCGAGCCAGACCTCGCAACAAGCTCGGACTATCGCGAGTTCTGGCGGCGGTTGAACGCCGGTGAGTTTCTGACGGGCAAGTACAAGCGGCTCGGCAAGGGCGGCCGGGAGGTCTGGATTCAGGCGTCCTACAACCCGGTGTTCGACCGACACGGCAAGCTGACCAAGGTCATCAAGTTTGCGGCGGACATCACAGCCGTAGAGACCGAGCGGCTTGAGAGCGAGCGCGAGCGTGACGCCATTCGCCGGGAGCAGGACGAGATTGTCTCGGCGCTCGCTGAGAGCCTGCAGAGGCTGGCGCAAGGTGACCTCACAGCCCGGATCGACGCGCACTTCGACGAGCGCTACGCCCGACTCAAGGCGGACTTCAACGCCGCCGTCGACAGCCTCAAGGACGCCATGGGCGCGATCGCCGAGGCCGCCGGCGGGATGGAAAGCGGCGCGGCTGAGATCGCCAGCGCCTCAAATGATCTCTCCAAGCGGACCGAGCAACAGGCCGCCAGTCTCGAAGAGACGGCCGCCGCGCTCGACGAGATCACCGCCACGGTCAAGCGCAGCGCCGACGGCGCCAAGCAGGCCTCCGCGGCCGCCTCCTCGGCAAGCCGCGAGGCCGACCGATCCGGCGAAGTTGTCCGCGAGGCCGTTTCGGCCATGGGCGAAATTGAAAAATCCTCGGGCCAGATCACTCAGATCATCGGCGTCATCGATGAGATCGCGTTCCAGACCAACCTGCTGGCGCTGAACGCCGGCGTCGAGGCGGCTCGGGCCGGTGAGGCTGGTCGAGGCTTCGCCGTGGTGGCGCAGGAAGTTCGAGCCCTCGCGCAGCGTTCCGCTGAAGCGGCGAAAGAGATCAAGCAACTGATCGCCAGCAGCACGGCCCAGGTCGAACGCGGAGTCCGTCTAGTGGGCGACACCGGCCAGGCGCTGACGGATATCGTGGCCAAGGTCGGCGAGATCGACACCCTGATCCGAGAGATCGCTGAGTCCTCGCAGGAGCAGGCGACGGGCCTCAATCAAGTCAACGCGGCCGTGAACCAGATGGACCAGGTCACGCAACAGAACGCGGCGATGGTGGAGCAAGCCACGACGTCGGCCGCCCAGCTTCGCGGCGAGGCCCAGGACTTGGCGCGGCAGGTCTCGCGCTTCCAGACGGGCGCGAGCTACGTGGCCAGGCGGCCGGAAGCCCCTGCGCCTCGGGCGGCCCCGCCGGTCGCCGCCCCGCGCGCCAGGGTCCAGGCCTATGCGCGCCCCGGCTCGGCCGCCGTCGCGGTCGCGCCGTCCAGCGATTGGGAAGAATTCTAAGTCCCGTGGGGGGACGGACCCGTCGTAGCGGGTTCGACGTGGCCGCCGCTCACAAGCGGCGGCCACGCTTGTTTTAGGCCCTAGCGCCCCTTGGGACGCCCAGGTCCAGTATTGCCACGCACAGTCCGCGAGCCCGCAGCAGGACGGCGCGGACCGGCGGCCTTGCCGCCCGCCGCCTTGGCGCCAACCTTGTAGCTTGGCGTGGTCGAAACCTTTTTCTGAGCGCGAGGCCCCTTGGCCTTCACCGACTTGACCGCCGCCTTGCCGGGCTCCGACGCGACCGCGGCTTCGCTCGGCGCGGCCTTGGCCACGGCGGGGCCCTTCTTTTTCACCGGCTTCACCGCGGCCTTGCCAGGATCTGGCAGGCCAGCAGCCTCCGCCGCCTTGGCGGCGGCTTCGTCGGCCAGGCGCTTGGACTTCTTGACTGTGTTGCGGGAGGCCCGGATGCGCTCTTCTTCGCGCTCGCGGCGTTCAAACTCGCGCTTTCCCCGGCCGCTATGGCCCTTGGCCTCGCCATCGGCGTACGGGTTCGCGCCCGACTTGATGGTGATCCGCAGCGGCACGCCCGGCAAGTCGAAGCTCTCGCGCAGACTGTTGACCAGGTAGCGGCGATAGTGGTCCGGCATCTGGTCGGCGCGGCTGGAGAACAGCACGAACGTCGGCGGACGCGCCTTGGTCTGAGCCATGTACTTGGGCTTCACGCGGCGACCGCTGACGGCCGGCGGCGGGTGGCGCTGCATGGCCATCTGCAGCCAGTCGTTCAGGTCGCGCGTCTTGACCTTGGTCGACCAGTCGCGGTGCGTCTTGATCACCGCCGGCATCAGATGGCCGATGCCCTTGCCGGTCTCGCCCGACAGGGCCACGACCGGCGCGCCGCGCAGCTGCGGCAACATGCGCTCGGCGTGCTCGCGGAAGGCGGTGAGGTGCGCGGCCTGATCCTCGATCAGATCCCACTTGGCCAGCACGAACACGACGGCCCGCCCCTCCCGCTCCGCCAGGTCGGCGATCTGCAGGTCCTGGATCTCGAACGGATGGGTGGCGTCCATGACCAGAAGCACCACCTCGGCGAAGGTGATGGCGCGGATGGTGTCGGCGGTCGACAGCTTTTCCAGCTTGTCCTGGACCTTGGCCTTGCGGCGCAGACCGGCCGTATCGACCAGGCGGATCTTGCGGCCGTCCCATTCCCAGTCGACCGAGATGGAGTCGCGGGTGATGCCGGCCTCAGGGCCGGTCAGCAGACGGTCCTCGCCCAGAAGGCGGTTCACCAGCGTCGACTTACCCGCGTTCGGACGTCCGATGATGGCGATGCGGATCGGCTTGCTGTCGTCGTCCTCGTCGTCGCCTTCAAGGTCAGCCTGGGGCTCGAAAGCCAGGAGGGCGGCGTAGAGCTCAGCCATCCCCTCGCCGTGCTCGCCCGAGATCGGGATCGGCTCGCCAAGGCCCAGGCGGAACGCTTCGGCCGCGCCGGCCTCGCCCGCCTTGCCCTCGGCCTTGTTGGCCGCGACGATGACGGGCTTGTCGCGCCGGCGCAGAATGGCGGCGAACACCTCGTCCAGCGCGGTGACGCCCTCGCGACTGTCGAACACGAACAGCGAGACGTCGGCCTCCTCGATCGCGGCCTCGGTCTGGGCGCGCATCCGCGCCTCGAGGCTGGAGTCATCGACGTCCTCGAAGCCGGCGGTGTCGATCAGCTCGAGCTCAAGATCCCCCAGGTTCCCAGAGGCGTAGCGGCGGTCACGCGTGACGCCCGGCTGGTCGTCGACGATCGCCAGCTTCTTGCCGGCGAGGCGGTTGAACAGCGTGGACTTGCCCACATTGGGCCGGCCGACGATGGCGAGTTTCAAAGGCATAAGGCGTCCAGTAGTCGATTTTCGCCCCTATCGCAAAAGGGAGCCGAAAAAGCGAAGGCCCGGGCCGGCTTTCGCCGACCCGGGCTTCAAGGGTTTAGGCCTCAGGTCCCACCTGGGACCATGAGGTTAGCGGATGGCGACCAACTCCGCGTCGTCGGTGACGAGGTAGATCATGTCACCCACGGCGATCGGGTTCAGAAGGACCGGCGAACCGATCTTCAGCGTCTTTTCCTTGGCGCCGGTCTTGGCGTTCAGGGCGACGGCCTCGCCTTCGCTGGACACCGTGATCAGTCGGCCGTTGGCCAGGATCGGGGTCGACCACAAGCGCGGCTTCTTGGCCCGCTTCTTCTTCTGCTTCTTCGAGAGATTGGCCGAGTCGTTGAGATCCTGGATCCAGTAGACCGAGCCGTTCTCGCGCGAGACGCAGATCACTTGCCCCGCCTTGTCGACGACATAGACGACGTCGCCGGCGACCCAAGGCGTGGTGATGGCGGTGACCGGCAGGCTCCAGCGCGCCTGGCCCGAACGCAGGTCGGTGGCGGCGAAGACGCCCGAGTGGCTGACGGCGAAGACGTCACCTTTGTAGATCACCGGGCGGCCCGGGATGTCGCGGATCTCCGACAGCGCGTTGGTGCGGCTGGCGCGGCTGAGCGCTTCGCTCCACAGGTCGTTGCCGTTGGCGGCGCGCAGGGCGACCAGTTCACCCGAGGCGAAGCCGGAGACCACGGTGTCGCCGCTGACGGCCGGCGTCGAGGCGGCCAGGATGCGCGCCGGTTCGCTCAGCGCCTGATAGGTCCAGCCCGGCACGCCGTTTTCCGACGCGAAGGTCAGCAGTTCGTTGTCGGTCGAGACGACGAAGACCCGGCCGTCGACCACGGTCGGCGCGGCGTGGATCGGGGTCGAAGTCGGTTGGGTCCAGCCCATGGCACCGGTCGCCGCGTCGATCTGCGCAACGAAACGGAAGCCCGAAGCGACATACAGCTTGTTGTACGGGCCCAGGGCGAGGCCGCCGCCAAAGCCGAGGCGATCGTTCTTCTTGGGGATCAGACCCAGGAAACCGCCCTTTGTCGTCGGGCCGGCGGCCGGACGCAGATCCTTGCGCCACACGGTGGCGCCCGATCGCGCGTCCATGGCGACGACATCCGCTTCGCCATCCATCACGAAGATGCGGTCGCCCGAAGCCACCGGCGGTGCGGTGACATGGAACTTGGCGCCGCCCTTCTTGCCGAAGCCCTTCTTCCAGGCGATCTGGAAATCCTTGCCGGCGTCGACGTGCTCGATCGACTGTTCCGGGTTGCCGCCCGGCAGACGCCATTCGGCCTGCACGGCGGGATCGGGCAGGAAGAAATCAGCGCCCTTCAGCGACTCGCTGGCCTCGACCTTCTGATCGAACGCGATGATCGAGATCCGCTGGCCTTGGCTGGCGGTGCTCTTGTTCTTCTCGCTCTTGTCGAACGGGTTCAGCTTGGAAACGGTCGAGCAGCCGCTGACCGTCACGGCCGCCGACATCAGCGCGACCAGCGCGACAGAACGCTTGGAGTTCATCTTGAGGCTCATTGGGCGGCGTTCGGGGCGGCGGGCGGCATTTGCATCATCGGCGGCGCGGCCGGCAGGGTCGCCGCGGCCTTGACGGCGGCGGGCAGATCCTTGGCCGAGCCGGAGTCGATCAGCTGCATCGCCGCCTGAGCGCGCTGACGCACGGCCTCGGACGTGTTGGCGTCCAGCGAGTTGGCCAGAATCACGAACTCAGAGCGTGCGCCGGCCAGATCGCCAGCCTGCAGCTTGGCGAAGGCCAGCGCCTCCTTGGCGTACACGCGGTATGGGCTCTTTTCCCCCGCCAAAGGCGTCAACCTCGTCTCGATGTCCTTGTAGGAAGCGGTGTCCATCAAGGCGAAGGCGGATTTGAGGCGGGCCAGGTCGCCGATCATCGGGTTCGGCGCGACCTTGGCGGCCTCATCGAAATAGCCGACGGCTTCCGGCGTCTTCTTCTCTTCCAGGCGGATCGCGCCCATCTGCATCAGCGCCAAGGCCTTGTAGCCCTTGGCGTTGGTGTCGGCGACGCTCTTGAAGCCGTCAAAGGCCTTGGTCGGACCTTGCGTTTGCGCCGTCTTCAGCGCGGCCTGATAGGCTTGCGAGGCCTTGTCGGTCTGACCGGTCTGGTAGCTGGTCCAGCCCCAGTAGCCGCCCACGCCGATCACCACCACCGCCGTCGCCGCCGCCACCCAGGGCAGCGACTTCTTGGCGAGCGTGCGGTAGCGCTCCGCCCGAAGCTGTTCTTCGACTTCGTCAAAAACATCGACCACGAAACGAGGCTCCGAAAACAGGCGCTGGCCCTTGGGCGCTCCCCGCTCTTACGAGGAACACCGTCGGGTTTAGGACAGATTGTGGCGGACGAAGGGCCGTCCGCTGAGGCGGCGAACCTATAGCGTGCCGCGCGCGGTCGCAACGCGCCGTTTTATGGCTTCTTGGCGTAGTAGGTTTCGGCCGGCCCCGGGAAGCTGCGGTCGCGCACATCGCTCGCGTACTGGGCGGCCGCGCGCTCGATCTGGTTCTTCAAGTCGGCGTACCGGCGCACGAACTTCGGCGTCCAGTCGAACAGGCCTAGCATGTCGTCGACGACCAGAACCTGGCCATCGCAACCGGCTGAGGCGCCGATCCCGATCGTCGGCACGGAGACCGACTCGGTCACCTCGCGCGCCAGGCTTTCGGCCACACCCTCGACCACGATGGCGAAGGCGCCGGCCTCGGCGGTGAGGCGCGCCTCCTCCAGCACCTTGGCGCGGCCAGCGTCGTCCTTGCCCTTGGCCTTGAAGCCGCCTTCCAGCAGCACCGCCTGAGGCCGCAAGCCGACATGGCCCATCACCGGCACGCCGCGCTGGGTCAGGTAGGCGATGGTGTCGGCCACGGTCGGCCCGCTCTCGACCTTCACCGCCTGAGCGCCCGTCTCCTTCATGATCCGCACGGCGTTGGCGTAGGCTTCCTCGTGCGAGGCCTCGTAGGAGCCGAACGGCATGTCGACGACCACCATCGCCTTCTTCGAGCCCCGCATCACGGCTTGGCCATGCAGGATCATCATCTCCATGGTCACCCCGACGGTGTTCGGGAGACCGTGAACGACCATGCCGACCGAGTCCCCGACCAGCAGGACGTCGCAGGCGTCGTCCAGGGCGGCGGCGACCGGGGCGGTGTAGGCGGTCAGGCAGACGATAGGCACCCCGCCCTTGCGCGCGGCGATGTCGGGGGCGGCCAGACGGCGGACCGTCTCTTCACGATGGGCGGACAGGGCGAACCCTCCCTAAGACGCTTTTGGGCGCCGTTTGTGGGCGAGATCGCGCCGCACCGCAACATGAACAGCGATAACGCGACGCGTGCGCGCTAAAAATCCTCGACCGCGCGAGTCACGGCGAAGGCCAGGGCCGCCACCGCAAGACCTGCGGCGAGCCATACGGCCTCCGCGCTCGCCGGCGTGCTCACCAGCGATGTCAGCTTGGCCCATCCACCGTTTATCTCGGCTTCCAGACCGTGCGTGCCTTCCTTGGATAGCTGCGCCAGCTCGTTCGAGAAACGGCTGCCGAAGATCTGGACGGCGCCGACGAGACCTGCGCCCGTCCCTGCGACAGCGATAAACAT is a genomic window containing:
- a CDS encoding SDR family NAD(P)-dependent oxidoreductase is translated as MTFDSSKPLAGRIALVTGATRGIGGAVALGLAKAGAHVIAVGRTQGALEALDDAILQAAGERATLVPLDLREADGLDHLGAAIHKRWGKLDILVGAAGVLGPLTPVSHLEPKGWDMIVSTNLTANWRLIRAMDPLLRASDAGRALFFSSSVAKTRPAFWGAYAATKAALEAIVDVYADEMENTTVRAFCVDPGAMRTKMRSAAFPGENPATVPAPETIAPFIVDLVRTDREAPKGVVRFKERGQESASVEA
- the panB gene encoding 3-methyl-2-oxobutanoate hydroxymethyltransferase gives rise to the protein MSAHREETVRRLAAPDIAARKGGVPIVCLTAYTAPVAAALDDACDVLLVGDSVGMVVHGLPNTVGVTMEMMILHGQAVMRGSKKAMVVVDMPFGSYEASHEEAYANAVRIMKETGAQAVKVESGPTVADTIAYLTQRGVPVMGHVGLRPQAVLLEGGFKAKGKDDAGRAKVLEEARLTAEAGAFAIVVEGVAESLAREVTESVSVPTIGIGASAGCDGQVLVVDDMLGLFDWTPKFVRRYADLKNQIERAAAQYASDVRDRSFPGPAETYYAKKP
- a CDS encoding bile acid:sodium symporter family protein, which translates into the protein MGFKSLLDKLKIEPYVIALFGMVVLASVLPVHGVAAEGLSVIVKLAIALLFFLHGAKLSREAVIAGVTHWRLHLTILAFTFVMFPVLGLVASKLGVLSSTLAAGMLFLCCLPSTVQSSIAFTSIARGNVAAAVCAASASNLFGIFITPVLVSVLMHTQGGAGGGWESIQDIIVQLLLPFIVGQLARPLVAKWVEKHKQLVGYVDRGSILLVVYAAFSEAVVGGIWGKVSALEMGVLLVACCVLLAIVLAATTYGARALGFSKEDEITIMFCGSKKSMATGVPMAGILFPGPTAGIIVLPLMIFHQIQLMACSVIAQHYAKRPPEIAEA
- a CDS encoding methyl-accepting chemotaxis protein, which gives rise to MALFSIGREASDQAGRICELEGVVAAIQRSQAVIEFNLDGSIITANDNFLRTMGYALSDIQGRAHSLFVEPDLATSSDYREFWRRLNAGEFLTGKYKRLGKGGREVWIQASYNPVFDRHGKLTKVIKFAADITAVETERLESERERDAIRREQDEIVSALAESLQRLAQGDLTARIDAHFDERYARLKADFNAAVDSLKDAMGAIAEAAGGMESGAAEIASASNDLSKRTEQQAASLEETAAALDEITATVKRSADGAKQASAAASSASREADRSGEVVREAVSAMGEIEKSSGQITQIIGVIDEIAFQTNLLALNAGVEAARAGEAGRGFAVVAQEVRALAQRSAEAAKEIKQLIASSTAQVERGVRLVGDTGQALTDIVAKVGEIDTLIREIAESSQEQATGLNQVNAAVNQMDQVTQQNAAMVEQATTSAAQLRGEAQDLARQVSRFQTGASYVARRPEAPAPRAAPPVAAPRARVQAYARPGSAAVAVAPSSDWEEF
- the der gene encoding ribosome biogenesis GTPase Der, with the protein product MPLKLAIVGRPNVGKSTLFNRLAGKKLAIVDDQPGVTRDRRYASGNLGDLELELIDTAGFEDVDDSSLEARMRAQTEAAIEEADVSLFVFDSREGVTALDEVFAAILRRRDKPVIVAANKAEGKAGEAGAAEAFRLGLGEPIPISGEHGEGMAELYAALLAFEPQADLEGDDEDDDSKPIRIAIIGRPNAGKSTLVNRLLGEDRLLTGPEAGITRDSISVDWEWDGRKIRLVDTAGLRRKAKVQDKLEKLSTADTIRAITFAEVVLLVMDATHPFEIQDLQIADLAEREGRAVVFVLAKWDLIEDQAAHLTAFREHAERMLPQLRGAPVVALSGETGKGIGHLMPAVIKTHRDWSTKVKTRDLNDWLQMAMQRHPPPAVSGRRVKPKYMAQTKARPPTFVLFSSRADQMPDHYRRYLVNSLRESFDLPGVPLRITIKSGANPYADGEAKGHSGRGKREFERREREEERIRASRNTVKKSKRLADEAAAKAAEAAGLPDPGKAAVKPVKKKGPAVAKAAPSEAAVASEPGKAAVKSVKAKGPRAQKKVSTTPSYKVGAKAAGGKAAGPRRPAAGSRTVRGNTGPGRPKGR
- a CDS encoding PQQ-binding-like beta-propeller repeat protein yields the protein MSLKMNSKRSVALVALMSAAVTVSGCSTVSKLNPFDKSEKNKSTASQGQRISIIAFDQKVEASESLKGADFFLPDPAVQAEWRLPGGNPEQSIEHVDAGKDFQIAWKKGFGKKGGAKFHVTAPPVASGDRIFVMDGEADVVAMDARSGATVWRKDLRPAAGPTTKGGFLGLIPKKNDRLGFGGGLALGPYNKLYVASGFRFVAQIDAATGAMGWTQPTSTPIHAAPTVVDGRVFVVSTDNELLTFASENGVPGWTYQALSEPARILAASTPAVSGDTVVSGFASGELVALRAANGNDLWSEALSRASRTNALSEIRDIPGRPVIYKGDVFAVSHSGVFAATDLRSGQARWSLPVTAITTPWVAGDVVYVVDKAGQVICVSRENGSVYWIQDLNDSANLSKKQKKKRAKKPRLWSTPILANGRLITVSSEGEAVALNAKTGAKEKTLKIGSPVLLNPIAVGDMIYLVTDDAELVAIR
- a CDS encoding tetratricopeptide repeat protein, whose protein sequence is MVDVFDEVEEQLRAERYRTLAKKSLPWVAAATAVVVIGVGGYWGWTSYQTGQTDKASQAYQAALKTAQTQGPTKAFDGFKSVADTNAKGYKALALMQMGAIRLEEKKTPEAVGYFDEAAKVAPNPMIGDLARLKSAFALMDTASYKDIETRLTPLAGEKSPYRVYAKEALAFAKLQAGDLAGARSEFVILANSLDANTSEAVRQRAQAAMQLIDSGSAKDLPAAVKAAATLPAAPPMMQMPPAAPNAAQ